The window ATGCGGGCATTACTTGGTTATGTGGGGTTGGCAATACTCGCTGTGCACTTCACAATCCCAACAATCTATTACCTAATAGCTAAGGGTTGGTTAGGTAGGGATTGGGGCATAAGGCCTAGCGATGTTGATGATCCGCCTTTCGTATCCGTAATAGTGCCCACATACAACGAGGCCAAGACGATAACCGAGAGATTAAGTGACATAGCCTCCCAGGACTACCCAAGGGATAGGGTTGAGATTATTGTTGTTGACTCAGGGAGTACCGATGGTACCCTGGACAGGGTTTATGATTGGATTAGGGAGCATGGTGATGTTAAGGTTAAGGTAATTGAGGAAGGCGTTAGGTTGGGTAAAGCCCATGCGCTTAACACCGCGCTCAAGTATGCCGAGGGCGATGTCGTTGTGATAGCAGACGCGGACTCCAAGTGGTTCCCGGACTCACTTAGGAGGGCCATTGCGTGGCTTATGGGTGATGGTGTTGGTGCGGTATCCTGCAATAAAATACCTAGGCATAAGGGTAACATAATCGAGGAAGAGTATAGGAATTACTACGATATTCTAAGGATAGCTGAGAGCAAGAAGTATTCCTCGGCAATATTCCACGGAGAGTTGGCAGCCTATAGGAAGGACTTATTACTCAAGATCGGCGGATTTCCGAATTACCTGGGCGCGGATGATAGTCACACGGCGGGATTGATAACGCTAAGCGGTTTTAGGGCGATAATACCTGAGGATGTTAGGTGCATAGAGTATGTGCCAAGCAAGGGCTACTGGAGTTGGAGGATAAGAAGGGCACAGCATCTAATTCAGAATTTCTCGAAATTGATCGGTATGGTCTTAACCAATAGGGCAAAGCCGCCTAGTAATTACAAGCCAGTGCTATACACGGAGACCTACCTACACCTAGTCAATCCCTGGTTATTCCTTGTTGGAACGGCGCTTGTCATAGTCTCGGCAATGCGGGGAGCACTATTGCCAATGATCATACTCCTGATAGGACTTACCCTACTGGCCAGTAGGTTCTTCAGGACTTGGGTCGTGACGCAGGCAATCCTCGCCATAGCCATGATAAGGAACATCTGGAATAAGGAGTTGGTATGGAAAAAGGAGAAGAAAGATTAAGGATAGTCTCCGTAACAATACCATTGACAGTATTACTAGCCCTCGTACTAACGAACTACCTAATCAACGGACTACCCTTCATACCAGACTCCTGGGTGCACCTAGCCCATTCAGAAACTATCCTAAGCACCGGCTACCTATTTGGGCCATCCCCAAACCCAAGCCAGGTCAGTTATAACTACCAGTGGCCAACCGTAAACCTATTGCTGGCCCTAACCCAGTCAATACTTGGCCTAAAACCGCTACAATCCTTTTACCTAGTCAGCATCGTGGCGGCGATGTCCGTAATACCCTTCACACTCCTGGCCAGGAGGTTAACCACGGATGGCACGACCATGTTAATTGCAGGCCTACTATTCGCCGTCGCCAGCGTTAAAATCCTTGTGGATGCCTCGGTAATGAAGGAGACGGCTGCTCAATACCCCTTCTACGCCTATGTACTAGCCACGTACATAGCCCTAACGGATAGGAAGCACTTCAGGCAGAACTTAACGGTCATGGTGCTATCCTTCATAGCAATACTCTTCGCGCACCACTTCACACTACTAATGGCTCTCGCATACTCCTTCATAATCTCATTAACAATACTAACAAGCAGTTACCTGGATGGTAACGACACCTCGCGCGAACTCTATGTAACAGTAACCGTAATACTTCTGGGAGCCTTAACCTACTTCTGGTATATGGATTATTTAAGGGCGTTTGAGGTGACGGGATTCGTAACCCCAGGCCTAATATCAACACCAATACTCATAGCACTACTGCTGCTGGATTACGTGACCATGAGGAGGAGACCACGCATTATTATTCTCACTATCCTAACACTGACGGCACTCATAATAATCACACTATTCTCGTTGGGTAGGCTCCTACCGTACGTATTGGAGGGCTTTAATAAGGCTGTTGTCCTATCCTCAATACCCTACGCATTACCCATAATAATCTCTGCGCTATACCTTGCCATTTACGGGTTCCAGAGACCCGTAGTGACTGCCGTTACCATCCTCTCATTAGCCATATTAGTCTACGTGGTCCTAATGGGCAACAACCCAATGGAACTGCTCTTCCTATCTAAGTCCCTGGACTTCGTAATACCCTTCCTATCAATACCAACGGCCATCACGATCACGAAGGCACTCAGACATGGGCTACCCATTAAGGTTCTTGGTTATACATTAGTCACCACGCTCATCGTAACATTGCCAATATTTGCGATGCTAACCCTCTATACGTACTCATTACCAACCTCATCAACACTCACCGTGTATAGGCTCATAGATTATGAAGAATTGAACACAATGACAAAGTTCCTACCAATCAACGCCACCCTCTACGCATCAGTTAGTTACAACTCGATGATTAGGTTCATGACGGGGATAAACGCCTCAGACCCAACAACCTACCTACTCATGGGCAAGCCACCGCCCGGCCTACTTGTTATAACAAAGAGAAACCTGCTGATCGGTTTCCTATACGGCTCGGGTTACAGCATGGTTAGCATACCCAGGAACTACGTAATAAATACATTGGTTACCAACGATGACCTGGTATACTCATCAAAAACACTATGGGCCTGGCTACCTAAAACTCACTAACTAACTCGCCAGCCCTAATGGCGTAGATCCTGTCCGAATTCCTGACCAGGTACTGGTCATGTGTCGCCACGAGAACAACACGACCAGCCCCAGCCTCCTCCCTAAGAATCTGAAGCAGCAACTCCACATTACCCCTATCCAAACTGTTCGTAGGCTCATCCAAAACAAGGAACTCATGATCCCTGGCTAGGGCAATGGCTATACTAACCCTCCTCCTCTCACCACCGCTAATCTCGGTAGGTTTCTTACCCAGTATACCTTGAATACCCAACAACCTACTAACCTCCTCAATCCTCCTCAGCCTCTCATCCTTACCAATCCCCTGAACCCTAAGGGCCAATTCCATGTTCTCCCTAACCGTAAGACCACTGATCAATGCATCGTCCTGAGGCACGTAGGACACAAGCCTAACCACATCCCGAGCCCCAGAATCATTGTGAATGTCAACACCGTTAATTATGACCCTACCACCATCGGGCCTCAGGAGACCGACCATGATCCTCAGTAGGGTCGACTTACCACTACCACTAGGACCGACTATGCACGTTATTGAGTTAGGCAGCGCACTAAGTGTTATGCCCTTAATAACCACATTGTTTCCAAAGGCCTTCACAACATTTATTGCGTGAATACCCTGATCAAGCATTCCTAAACACCCCACGCCTAGCATAGACCTGCATCAAAGCCAACAAGGCAAGGATTATTGGGTAAGCCACCAAGTACTGGGTCGGTGTTGGTTGAGCTAGGGATAGTGGTATACCCAGCACGGAAATGCCCAGGGCATTCATAATTAGGGGCCAGGCGAAGTAGGCAATGCCTACGCCAATTGCCGAGGACACAGCATAAACAAGGGTTAGTGGCAGGTCAACCATCACCACGAGACCCCAAGACCTAACACCCTGCAGGATTAGGTAATTAATCAACTCCTCATTAGCACGGTAGGAGTACCCAACAATACCAACCACACCCAGAGACAATATAATGAGTAGACCAACGACAATACCGACGAGCGTTCCCAAACCAACCCTAAGCGTACTAAGTAGGGCCTGAGGACCTAGACTAGGGCTTACTTGCGCTACCCTGAATACGTAGTTAGGCGCGTAACTCGCCAACTCGCTGAGCACTATCGAGTAAGGCATTATGGTTATTGAAGCATTCACGCCAGGCATTAAATCCTTAACCACAGAATACACAGTATTGCCAACAATAATACTTAACCTGTAGGTGCCCTGGGGTAGCGCTACCGGCGTAACGCCATGGCCGGCCACGGCATACGCCAGTGAATCATTGGCATAATAAATCAATAGGTAATAATTACTTACCAGAGTACCATTGGGCCACTCCACACTGACCCATAGCGTTGGGTATGCAGGCCTAGTCATGGTTATATTCATAACAATAGGCTTAGCTATAACAACAGTGCTATTTCTAACGAGCAGTACCTCACCGTACCAAATAATCGATGATGAGTTATACACGGCTAGGTAGTAGGCGCCGAAGGGCAGCGTGAATGTTTCATTACCTAATGCCGTACTTATGACCGTACTATTCATCGAGTTCAAAATAGCTAAATACGCATTCTTCATCGTCGTGATGACCCTCAACTTAAAAATCTCATTAATAGACCTCACAGTACTAAGACTGACGTTAGCATAGATCACACTAACTATTGTCTGCGGCAAACCATCCAACCGCTTAGCCAAACTCTCATTAACAATAATATTGTAATTCAACTGTGGAAACCTGCTTGACGAGTATACACCGCACACCGTGACATTAGCGCTAATCCCCTTAAACGACGTTAGCATTAACGTATCTCCAATCCCCAACCCCAAGGCCTTAGCAAGCCCCGAGCCAACCAAGGCCCCGCAACTTAGTGCTGAGCCTGGCTCGTTAATACCGTAATACCCCAGGTAGTTAGGCACGACACCCCTAATGAGTATTGGCGTATTGTTGGCCACGCCAGGCACGAGCACCTCAGGCACGGCTGGGATACCCATGGCCCTTAGTGAGTAGGCTATTTCCTCGGGTGTCCAGCTTGTGAATACACTTATTGATGAGCCCTTCTTAATCGTGACATTGCCAATACCAGGGAGGAATAACCTGGGCATATTGTAGAGGGAGAGTGCTGTCATAACAACAATGCCCAGAGCCACTGACGTTACAACCATAGCCAATAGAATCGTTGGTAGAGCCCTAAGGTATAATCTCATAACCACGCACCCTAAGGATGCCAATGAGTACGTAGGTGATGGCTAGTATCGTTGGTATGAAGTATGAAGAGGAAATTACGTATAGGACATTAATACCATAGTTCATGAGCGGGACTAAACCAAGCGATGAAAGCAGCTTCAGTAATACCAGTGCCGTGGTTATTGATGCCGAGATCCCAAGTACGTAGGAATAGGCCACCACAAGCAGTAGTACTATGGTAACGTGAACCAGGACATTACCCCTAGAACCGAATAGATAATAAACACCCCTCAACTCATCTCTCCAACCCCTAATCACGCCACTTATTATGAATACCGAAGACAATATAGAGACGATTAATGAGGAAAACGCCACAACAAAGGCCACGCCGCCAACAAGGTCAACAACGTTGATAATCAATGCATCAACCACAGAATTGGTAATGGGCGTTAATGATAGGGTGTATGACCTAAACACATTGATCAGTGCGATGTATAATGTGAACACTGTCGTGGGTATCATGGCATTTATTATGAGAAGCCTCAATGAATCAAGCTCCCTCATGAAGACCTTAATTGACGACGAAACCAGCCCAATAAACTCAGCCACAGCATTATCACAAGTTAAAATACTCTTATAAGTCTAATTCACGAACCCATCAAGAGCAGAATCAGGGAGCAATTGAAGGCCTTCCCCGAAATATCCTTATAACTGCAGACCCAGCAGTAACTGCAGAGTCTGCAGTGCTCTTTAATTTACACCCTAAGGAACATAGGGATGAGTTGTTCGGTAGGGATTCTGAGGTTGAGTACATTAAGAGGCAGGTTAGAGCAGGTAATTGGGTAATTATTGGTGGCCAACGTGGTATTGGAAAAACGAGTCTACTGAAGGTCGTGCTCAATGAGTTATCCCGGGATGGTCTCAAGACCATTTACATAAATGTGAGGGGCATCAACACCCTTAGGGATCTATTATCATTACTCATTAACGAGCTCAACAAACACAAAATATCACTTAGACTAAGCCTATCATTAAACTTTATCCTGGGATCGGCTGGTATAACCCTGAGCAGAGGGTCTAGGGTATTCAATAGTCTGCTTGAGCTTCTGTTATCTATAAACGAGGAAACCGTGATTGGACTTGACGAGGTTCAGGAGTTGAGTAGAGTTAGTGGTCAATTGATCAAGATATTGGGCAACGTATTTACAGGTAACCCAAAGGTTTCCTTCATATTTATGTAAGAGCCATTGAGCGCCTCTTTCTCAGCACTCAATTATTGCTATACCTAACCTCATAAATTTAGCCTCAGCACTCCCTACTCCTTCTTACCCATCCACCATTAATCCCAATACACCAGTTAATGGTTGTCCTGTGGTGGGGTTTGGTTTTTAGTCCTGATGTGTTGGGTAATTAATGAATGATGATGGGAGGGGGTTATGATGCATGATTGTGCGCCGGCTTTTGGTGCTGATAATTACCTTGGCTTGCTCCGTGACGCTGCTCGATGAGTATCAGGCCTTGGTGTTTTTAATGCTCAATTGTAGATGCTTCCATAAACTGGGTTAATCTTTCATATGGCTGGTGATGAATTGCTGGGCTTGGTCACAGTGGTCATACCCACGCGGGATGAGGTTGAGGGCATTAGGCTTGTCCCTGGTGAGCTATTTAAGGTTGGTGTTCCCAGAGAGGGTCCTGGTCATTGATGGTGGTAGTACTGACGGTACAGTGGATGTGGCTATGAGGTACGGCGTCAGGGTTATTTAGCAGTAGGGTCGGGTAAAGCCATGGCCATTTAGATGGCGCCTAAGTACGTGAATACGCCCTACATGCTCGTCACAGATGGCGACTACCCATACCCAGCCAGGTGCATTCCGGAGGTGGTTAGTGAGGTGATGAGGACGGGGACTATCACGACCATGAAGTACTTGCCCAACGCCAAGTATTTAAGTAGGCTAGGTGAAACACCAATGGCATGAACACAGAAATCCTCGAGAAACCCCTACCAAAGCCAACGAGTGAGGATTACGTGGGTATGAGGTTATTGGAATCATTGATAGAGGCTAGGCTGGCCCTCGAATTCCTAAACAAGGGCTTGGTTAGGAATTCTGCTGGTAAGGCATTCCAGTCCTGGAGGGCTTTGCTGGCTGCCTTATTGAGGCTTGAGCTCGATAAGCTACTGAAGGTTGCTAGGACCGAGGAGGAGAGGAAGTGGCTAATGGATAGGGCAGTTCCGAGAGTACCGACAAGTAGGATGAAGGCTTTGTCCCAATTGCTCGAGGATGTTGGTTATGGCGGGTTATCAGCATGGATGGACAAGGCATTAGACCTACATGACTATCAGTACAATGGTCCGGATCCAGGCATGGCGTTATCAAAGTACAGAAGCAGGAAGGAGGCTGTAGTGGACGTAAAACTCATTATAAACGAATTAATGAGGGGAATAGAGAAATTGAAACCAAGGGTAAAATGGAGTAATGAATTAGAAAACGCATTCAAGGCACTTAAGGAGGAGGTAAATAAAGTGAGTAAATCGTACTAATGCTCAACTCCTGATAATTACCCCTAACCCTTTAGGAGTCACCTATTTAAGGCATTCATTGTGGTGAGGCAGGTTTATAAGGTAGGCTCAATTATTATTAGTGCGTGGAGGAGTTGATTAGGAGGTTAATGGAACTGGGTATTGATGTTAATGAATTACTACTTGATGCACTGGGTACTAAGGATCCTGAGGAGAGTTCTAGGGAGAGGATTGGTATTGCTGAAAAGTACATGAGGGAGTGCGAGGAGTACGTGAGTAGGGGCGACGCTGCACAGGCAAGCGAGAAAGCCTACAAGGCTGCGGAGGAGGTCATTAAGGCCCTGGCGGAGAAGTTTAGGACGCCTGAGTATGATAGGTTCCTGAAGGAGGGCCGATGGTACACGTATCTACTAAGTATGGCTAGTAAGACCCTAGCTAAGAGTCTAGGTGACTGGGTTATTGATGGTTGGAACGCTGCATATGACTTAAACGTGTGGGGATTCCACGAGGGGAAGCTAACAATAGACTATGTAAAGGTTGGCGTAAATAAGGTTAGGAAAATGCTAGATGAGGCTAAGAAAATTCTCCCTCAACAAGGCTCAGTGTGAATACTCTAACCTTATTTGGAGTATGGTTTTACTGTTTTAATGATTCGCCTTATTCTTGGCCTAGGCACTCTGATTCCCAACCTTAAAGGTCAATGCTCTTATTGGGAAATCCAATACCTTCAAGTTTAGCATGTGGCTGTAAGGTCAAGTAACTAATAGTCAATAACTATTAGCCACAATGAATCTAAAACCTATGAATCCACGAGCTAGTTACGGTGTGGCGCATTGATGGAGATTTCTCAACAACCACTAAGCAGTGTTTAGGCATTTATAGGAGCACCAGTAGTATAGGGCTGTGGGTGTTGAGATTATTGAGAAACCATGGCTTAAGCCTACTACTGAGGACTATGTTAATGCTAGGCTACCGGAGACTTTGGTTGAGACTGGTTTAGCCCTTAGACTCCTTAAAGATTGCCTTATTAGGGATGCCTCTAGCAAAGGACCGATTCAGATAGCCAAA is drawn from Caldivirga sp. and contains these coding sequences:
- a CDS encoding AAA family ATPase, with protein sequence MLFNLHPKEHRDELFGRDSEVEYIKRQVRAGNWVIIGGQRGIGKTSLLKVVLNELSRDGLKTIYINVRGINTLRDLLSLLINELNKHKISLRLSLSLNFILGSAGITLSRGSRVFNSLLELLLSINEETVIGLDEVQELSRVSGQLIKILGNVFTGNPKVSFIFM
- a CDS encoding glycosyltransferase, which produces MSTVLVSCPPLEFMVLAIINKVLTMCGMRALLGYVGLAILAVHFTIPTIYYLIAKGWLGRDWGIRPSDVDDPPFVSVIVPTYNEAKTITERLSDIASQDYPRDRVEIIVVDSGSTDGTLDRVYDWIREHGDVKVKVIEEGVRLGKAHALNTALKYAEGDVVVIADADSKWFPDSLRRAIAWLMGDGVGAVSCNKIPRHKGNIIEEEYRNYYDILRIAESKKYSSAIFHGELAAYRKDLLLKIGGFPNYLGADDSHTAGLITLSGFRAIIPEDVRCIEYVPSKGYWSWRIRRAQHLIQNFSKLIGMVLTNRAKPPSNYKPVLYTETYLHLVNPWLFLVGTALVIVSAMRGALLPMIILLIGLTLLASRFFRTWVVTQAILAIAMIRNIWNKELVWKKEKKD
- a CDS encoding PaREP1 family protein, which encodes MEELIRRLMELGIDVNELLLDALGTKDPEESSRERIGIAEKYMRECEEYVSRGDAAQASEKAYKAAEEVIKALAEKFRTPEYDRFLKEGRWYTYLLSMASKTLAKSLGDWVIDGWNAAYDLNVWGFHEGKLTIDYVKVGVNKVRKMLDEAKKILPQQGSV
- a CDS encoding ABC transporter ATP-binding protein, which translates into the protein MLDQGIHAINVVKAFGNNVVIKGITLSALPNSITCIVGPSGSGKSTLLRIMVGLLRPDGGRVIINGVDIHNDSGARDVVRLVSYVPQDDALISGLTVRENMELALRVQGIGKDERLRRIEEVSRLLGIQGILGKKPTEISGGERRRVSIAIALARDHEFLVLDEPTNSLDRGNVELLLQILREEAGAGRVVLVATHDQYLVRNSDRIYAIRAGELVSEF
- a CDS encoding PaREP1 family protein, translating into MNTEILEKPLPKPTSEDYVGMRLLESLIEARLALEFLNKGLVRNSAGKAFQSWRALLAALLRLELDKLLKVARTEEERKWLMDRAVPRVPTSRMKALSQLLEDVGYGGLSAWMDKALDLHDYQYNGPDPGMALSKYRSRKEAVVDVKLIINELMRGIEKLKPRVKWSNELENAFKALKEEVNKVSKSY